The genomic region TTCCTTCATCGCAGAGCTAACAGCGGACCCTTCTGGCTCTAATGGTAAATTAGTAGGCGCCTGAATCTCATCGTAAGAAAACAGATCACAGAGACATTGTAATTGAAACGCCTGTTTTTCGTTGTGACCCATATGATTCTGGAATGCCTTCACCAGCGAGGCAACCCAGTGTTCTCGTTCTTCCATGGTTGAGGTTGAAAATGTATGAGATTCGTTAGACGCAGTATTCCTAATCTTGAATGAATAAGAAGATTCTTCATTATCGTCATTGTTTAAAGTAGCGTTGGTAGCAGTTTGGTATATCGTCTTCGGTATAGAGCTCATTGTTGTTCCAGCAGGTAAAAGTGGAGGCTTCTTTGACGTAGACGGCGTTTGGACATTGCAagattcttcatcagcATCTGACAatgattttcttttatagTTAATGTCCTCCTTTGTTTCAACACTCAAATAATCAATGGGTATGGGTCTTTCTATTAGCTTATATTTCTTCCCTGATcctttgaatatttcttcagtgATCAGAAAATAATTGTCCAATAAAAAGACATAGACAGGGGCACTCTCAAGCCATagttctcttttcttctgtaatATACCTTGCATTATTAGCTTCCTGTCACCGTCCCCTAACTTTAAATCAAGATGCTCGTTGTTTGTAGTGAAATTTGACACGGAATCATTACCAGACTGTATGTTAAGGTAGTTGACAGTGTTGCCTGTCTTAGATGTAAAAATCAATTGACGAGCTAGTCTGACTATCTTACGTTTATCTATCGCATCACCATGGGCTTTATCTACTAATCTTGATAGTTGTTCAATCTCTTGAATTGCCATACGTAAGTATTCGTGATCATCCATTGATGGATCAGTACACTTCAATACAGATCTGAGTGTTACTGGCATATTTtgtaaagatttgaaaaatccACCAAAAAAGATAACGTCGTGGTAAAGTTTAGATCTGGTTATTGGAGTTGACTCATCGATTTGCCTCAACCAAGATGCAAACCGGGtattattttccttttcccAATTGATTATTTCGTGGACAGTAGCCATATTTTGCGCATACTTCACATACACCTGTTTAGCATCATTTGCCCACTTTAAATATATCTTGCCAACTCCATCAATGAATTTACCTTTTATTTTAAGTTTCCAAAGGATAGGGCTCAAAAGAATATCCTTATGTAACTCTATCAATGGAATGAATATATCATATGCCATCGACTTAAAATTTGGGTCATCCGGTAAAAGAGCCGGATCAAAAGAGGCCCCATATATCTCTACTGCTGCATTAGCGAGGTTTAATGATCTTTCCTCTAGCACTATTAGATCAAATATGAAACTCTGGCGTTTAACTTCCTTAGGATTAATCTCAGATAATTCTTCGGGAGTCAATTTCCAGTAATCGGTCCATAGCCCCACTGActtgttgatgaattctGAGATTTTAAGCTGTGACCTGTAATTCTCTGATCCTTTTGAGCTCCAGCAGGTGTATGAATAGCACTTCAAATCCGTAGTAGGATCATCATATATATGAGAATAAGAGTAACAGGGCAATAAATCCGTAAAAACCCCTTGAGTATCAAGCCCCGCAATGATGATGGTGATTTGGTTCCCAGTTTCCGGATCGTCTTCGAATCGCACAGCACCTTGTAAGATAAGCGATTCAATAATTTTGTCCACGTTCGAATCAATGATATCTTGCTCGCAAGAATTTGGTAGCTGGAATTCCAACAGtaattgaacaatttgaaagaattccaatttACCGAAAACGTATTCATTAAACCATTCGAAGTATACTTTCAAGAGCCACTGGTATATGTGTGACAATTGGCTAATGTTGTAGCACTGGtaaagttttctttcatcCAAAAGGTCGATCGTGAAGGGGTATGTTGGCACTGTAATGCTAGCCACATTATTCAGTGGTTTACTCCCAGTGATTGAACCGAACGATTCATGTCTAGCATATTCTTCCACGTTTTTATTGAAAGCGTAGCTCGAATTGGAATAATAACTACTGATTGAGTCTGAAAGTCTTGGTTCATTAGGCCCTATTGCTCCATTACTAACATCTTTCATCTTCGGAGGTTGTGGATAGTATAAAGTTGTGTTTTGTAAACTACTTTTATCCGAAGTGGACCAGTTGAAATTTCCTGTCGATATTGGAGAAATGGCATCCAGCGCAGGGAGCGTTTCTGGAACTGCCATATCATTATAACGGTGTTCAACGGGCCCCGTAAACTGCAGTGTACTACTAGATGTTGCAGTAGTCTTTGTTGCCGCGTTAATAGGGCCGGAGAACGTTCGTGGGGGTAGTGCCGGCAGAGCTTTCATTGTGATATCTTTCGAATCCGAACTAGCGAACCCTTCAAACTCAATATTTGGCATCGTTACATTATTGGTGAATATacttgaagttgaagaagaagacagcctattattattataattattattatctGATTGTGAAGCTGGACTATCGCTATTATTGCTGAAACTGCTATTTGGAAGAGTTTCAGGTGACCGAAACACAGATGGATCACCAACGAAAGGCGATATATACACTTTCGGAGCAGGCGCCCTCTTTTCACTCACACTTACCTCTGTGACAAAAGGAGATGAATAAAGGTGCTGTTGGTCAATCTGAGGCTGCTGCTTTTCACTTGATCTAGACGGTACGACGGTGAAAGATGATCCAGATGTAGGAGTCACAGGGCTCGTCAGTATTGGAGGAGGAGGCCTCCTCCTCCTCTCATTATTCCCAACTTTCTTGGGAGTAGATTGTTGACTCTGCAAAGGCGGTAACGCCGGTAATCTAGGAGATCGTTGTGTACTGTCCATTACTCAAAATGATACTGTTGAAATGAATTGCAATACTTTGATAAAGGTAAACTTGTATTCATAAAGCCAGAAAGTGAAAGCTTCGTGTATATAAGCTAAATTGATACGCGAGTAGCAACGAACGCAGTGGGAGATATCAGTTTGGGGCCTTTCACAATAAAGTATTCATCTGTCCACCCCATCATCTATTTACATAGTAGCTACAACATTATATTTGTTAATAACAATAAGTTGTTCCTACGATTTGTCGTTACCATTACAAAGGGAAGGGAagcaaattgaagaaaacagaaaactGCAACATCACAGTTTCGAACGGTTAACTACCTGTTTCTTATTTGTTTCCCTTCTGTTTCCCTTTCTAATTGTTTCTCACTTCCTATGTCGACGGCTGAACGAAAAAAGATGGAACCCCGAAACGTTCGCCCGGAAACCGTCGTTGCGAAGCATAATTACTGCTCAGAAGGAACTCTCGACGAATGCATCTCCAGAACTGTACGCTACTGAGCAGGCTATTGGAAAGACGTTAATATGAAGGTTTGAAGGGCTTACATGAATGTGGGACAACGGAAGGCACACCTGGGGCTCCCTTTCTTAGCGTGAGAGAGGATGATGCAATTTTGTGTCACGTGaatcatttctttttctcataGTTCCTACGTACCTGACTACAACAAAGTAAGGTTATCATTCCAAAAAGATGACAGCTTTTTCAGTTTGTGATTTCTCGAAATGATTACTACGAGTCATATCAGATGCCATAAGACATCTGCTTGAAAGGAAAGTGCACATTCTGATGTCATGCCTTCTGCAATCGAATCATATTCTACACACAAAATATGTATCAATATCTGCAAGGAATATCTTGTATGTGGTTTTTGGATATATGTATTATCAAACTAAAATAACAAATTAAAACAATTCCTGCGGTTTGAAATAGGACTCTAAACATGACTGAAATTGATTTATTGTTGTGTATCGTCGtaatttgaattgaatgtCAACGGGAATTGTATAACTGCGTATTGATTCGCCAATCGTAATAAATAAGTGGACATTGTTTTACTTTTTCGTAAATACCTGCGTGATATTTGTTTTATCTATTCTGGCGCGATTTAGTTTATATAATATATGTTGGAATATTCATTTATAAATTATCATTAAAGAAACGTTCATTAAATAATATGAGTCTTTATGGGTTCGAATGGCAAAAGTGAGATTGCTCTTTTCATTCCTCTAAGAATTGAGTTGGTTCATGTGGGACATATACCTCACGGTATAGGTTATCGCGAGGAACATTGACAGTTCTACCATGGATTGTAGATAGATCTAGGTATTTTTCGGATAATTGGTCTATACTTGTGACACCGAGTAATCTCATCGACATTTCCAATTCGTCCTTTAATAGCTCAATGGCTTTCTTGACACCTTCTTTACCGTAGCAACTGTTAGAGTATAAGAATGGTCTACCTAGACCGACACCCTTGGCACCAAGACACAATGCCTTTAGGATATCGGTACCTCTTCTAACACCACCATCAATGAAAATTTCGATTTTATCatccaatttcttttctcttaGCACTGGCATAGTCTCAGCCAACACTTCGATAGGAGCCCTAGAGAAATCCAATTGTCTACCACCGTGGTTAGATAGAACGACACCTGCAACACCGATTTCAGCAGCTTTCAAGACATCTTCAACACATTGAACACCCTTGATGACGATTGGCAATTTGGTCTTTTTCTTAAATTCGATGATATCATCCCAGTTTAATGCAGGATCAATGAATGACGAGAGAGCTCTAGAAGCACCCTTAGATTCCTTAACCTTACTTTTTTCCATAGCCTTGGCACCGTTTGAGTTTGTAAATTTGACTTTAGCATCTTTTTCTCTGTTACCTAAGGAAGGAGCATCTACTGTAACGAAAATGGCCTTTAATCCTAATTTTTCAACGTTCTTGATTAGATCTTCAGTGATCTTACGGTCACTGTTCACATACAATTGGAACCATTGGATTTGTTCCTTAGATGGGGCTGCTTCCACGATTTCTTgtaaagaacaagaagcCAAAGTGGAAATCATTTGAACAGGTTTCACGTCACTTTCACCGCAACCTCTTGCGATGTCCTTTTCACCTTCCTTGGGGTTACCTAGTTTACACAATGCGGTGGCAGACACATAAAATGGAACACCGACTTTTTCACCTAACATTGTAGTGGAAGTGTCAACTTCCTTAACGTTAACCAAGATTCTTGGCTTGAAGAATATACGATGGTATGCAGCGTGGTTTTCTCTATGTGTAACTTCATCATCAGCGGCAGAAGAGTAGTAAGACCAAGCTTGCTTAGTCAAGATTTGGGATGCCAAGAATTCGAAATCATAGATGTTAACCAAGGAATCAATATCGGGTAAAGATTGACGCAATTGTTCCTTTCTTGCCACATCTTCGGGAGTTTCACCTGGGGTCAATGCAGCACAGACCAAGTCATCAGGCATTGTACCATCTAGTGGACCAATTCTGTTCTCTGGAGCAATGTATTTTTCGATGACATCTGGAGCATGAATTGGAGCAAAGATCTTGGTCACATCTTTTCCTGCGTTGTTCTCAATGATAGCTGGACCACCAGGATGGGCGCTGATGAAATCAGTCAAATTGTATACGTAACCCTCAATGACCACCCAACAGTCTTTGGGAGAAGAGTGCTTTGCGACTTCTGTTGGAGAAACCTTTGGTTTCGTCATATCGACCTTGGCACCATTTTCAACGCTATCATTGAATTGAGAAATCAATGCAATACCAACCGAACCGGCAACAAGAAAGGCACCACCAGTGATGACTTTCTTACCGAACGAAAACGCACTATAGCCAGACTTAGCTGATCTCCCAAAACGCAGAGTAGCACTAGACTTATGAATTGGAGATTTACTACTGGTGCTAGCAAATCTCAACCCACTAACACGGTTCTTACCAAAAACTCTTACGGCTGATCTCATAGTAATGACGATGTTGATACCTAGGGGCTTTGTTTTCTGATTAAAGATTATACCAAACAAATTTAACCTCAACCGCACTATAACCAATTCCCAACTGCGACATAGCtctacttatatatatatatatatatatatatatgttatCTATTGTCTATTACATCTGCATTAAACTCGAACTAGTCATTTTCGTCAACAGCAAATATCGGGCCAACTCTTCGCAAACTCCAGAAATGAATGCCTCTTTCTCTAGTGTGGGATAAAACGCTAAACAGTTTCCACATTCGTGGGTCACATTGAGTTGGAACAAGCGGATCTTCGGATTACCAAGGACGCTTGATCAGTAACAGTACCCCAAGGCTATTTTCATTGACGCACTGGACGTCAACCATACTGTAATTGGTATATATTTGGAATTATATCGGTATAAAAATTGCACGCAACCCACGCGCAATGAGGGAACCCCATTCTCATTCGGCTTTCTGGATGTTCTCTATGGGTCCTGTATTCCCTCAATGTAGGCAAAATTCACTACGCAGTTGCCAGCCGAACAGTTGGAGATCTAAGGTCAGATGGGTCAACAAACCTGCAATAGCGTAGGGAGTCGTAGCAGACGGTAGATAGAACAGTGAAGTGTTCCATAGCTTGACATAGAACACGGAAAACGGTAAAAAGGACGTCTCGAGAGGTTTGCGCATGCATAACGGCATTttgaactgaaaaaaaaattgtagCGTGGGGAGAAAGCAGACAGGGTGGGTCGGAGAACAGGAAACAGGGCCCGAACTATACCATCGATACGCTAACGATGAGCTTGAGAAAAGCGAGATTCGGAGTGACTTTTGGAGCTGCTGTTTACCTCCTGTATATTATGTGTTTGGGGGGGATAACGCTGTGAGTAAGTACTCCGAATTTAACAGGCAGATAACGTAATATCAGGTGAGCAGGCAATGGTCGGTCTTGGACCTTATGGTATCTTGGACAAAAGACAGCGTCCAGCAAGTAGACTCCGTGGCCAAGCTGGTTAAGGCGTGCGACTGTTAATCGCAAGATCGAGAGTTCAATCCTCTCCGGGGTCGTTTTTTTTGGagaaaatttctttcaaaattgatcCGCTGCCCGTACTCAGCCAGATGATGATAGATAAATCAGACCCTAGTGGACAGGAAGGAACGAAAGGCTGATCAAAGGTGGCGGTCAAAACGCCGGTGAAACCTTACTATTACTTTATTTTGATTACTATTATGCTTAATACTCGTAGCAAGGGCTATATATGATCAGGCTGGCCATGTTTTGGCCTCTATTTCAAATCCGTCTACATAACTATACAGCACGAATTGGTTTTCTTTGCTTGCTTATAGAACATCCTCGATGCAGCAGATAGTGATTCGGACTTGTCTACCAAATTGTCCAATTTCTCACCTCTTTGTAATACGTTTTCAATGGTTTTGTGTAGCGTGATCTTGGTCTCGTCTAATTCTTGCTGTACACGCATTATTGCATCAGCTTGAGATGGGTCCTGATACTTGGCAATATAGATATCCAACTCCTTCAACTTGAGCGAATCGTCACTCTCCGTCACGTCCTTCCACTGGATAGGAGGGTGCGCTACCAAATACTCATCCAATACTTTGTTCAACAACGTATAAGCTGGTCTTACTGGGTACTCCTTATCCGTAATCAAAACACCACAAATTCCTTCAGGCCTTGCGTAAACGTGACCTACATAGttaccttcttcaacactCTGTCTTTGACCAGCACTTGTCCTGCCAGCAACAGTCTCACTGAAAAAGGACATGAACTGTGCAACACTGTTCCTTTCAAAGAACCCAAATTGTGATAAGTCCTTCACAGAACTTAATTCAAGGGTCTTATCATCGCTGTTTCTTAAAACTCCAATGTAATATATCTTCATCCTTGTATCCTGTATCCTGTTTTCTCCCACTTgtcaaatgagaaaaaaagctACTATTTTGCCCAAACTTAACTATTCTTAGATCCCCTATACGTGTACTATAACACTGTCCTTCTCGTCTCCGTgttatcttcaaaatacaTCATCATTTCCCATCCTCATATCACAATGCTTCAATATccattttgtttgatattcgaatttttcttttttttgctaACAAAggcattttcaatttgtcaAAGGAACATTTAAAAGAGAAGCTGATTGATACCCACAACGGgaggaaagaaatttgcTTTTAGTTAGGTTTGGTATTTTTACAGTACACTTAGAAAACGTTTGAAAGTTGCTGACGAGTCAATTGATTATAGGCATATacatatttttttgaagacaATGTTCCGTGTTTCTTTACAAGCTACTAGACGTGTTGCTTTTAGATCCGCTAGACAAATTAGGTTTTACAGTGCTCATCCACCTTCCGGTGGAGTGAGCCATATGAACAAGCCAGCATTGTTGTTGGCTGGGTTCAGTACTCTTGGTGCCATCTACGTTGCTGATGGGTGTCCTACTTTGATTGAGAGGAAGCCTGCTCCTGCTGAGAAGCCTGCTGAAGAGACTCCTGCAGCGGGCCAATCACAATCTATTTCTGAACCTACGAAGGATGCCGATGAATCTCCGGTGTCTGCTCAGGAGGAAGGTGCTGAGCCAGTTACTACTCCTGAGAACGAGATTACTTATAGCGAGGAGACACACCAGGCCTTAGCAGCCACCTTATCAGGAGATGAGCCAGCTGCCATTGAGCCAGTTGCTGAATCCGTCAATGAACAAGCTACCGAACCAGCTGCCAGTGGAGAAGCCACCAATGAACCTGTTACTGGCATTTCCGAGGATACCAAAGCTCCCTCTTTGAGCTTCGATGACTCAAAAACTGCCAAGGGTGTTGTTTTAGAAGATGAAGCTGACAAAAAGGAGATTCAACAAACAAGCCCAGATGCCGTAAAAACCGCCTCAAAAGACGGTTCAGAAGGTGAATCGGATGTTGTTTTGCATGAAAAATCTCCTGCTGAAGCTGAGACCATAACAGAAGCAGAAGAGCAAGCTGAAATTCGGTCTATCTCCGGTGGCACTGCTGAACAGTCCGCTACTGCGGCTGCTGCGGCTGCAGGTGTTCAaggtgaaaaaaaaaacgaacAACAAACTGCATACAACCCAGAAACTGGTGAAATCAACTGGGATTGTCCTTGTTTAGGTGGTATGGCATACGGTCCTTGCGGTGAAGAGTTTAAGTCCGCTTTTTCATGTTTTGTCTACTCTGAAGCTGATCCAAAGGGTATCAACTGTGTTGAGAAGTTCTCCACTATGCAAAATTGTTTCAGAAAATACCCAGACTATTATGCTGAACAAAtcaaggatgaagaagaagcttcTGCAGAAGCTTCAAAAATCGAGGATAAGAGCACTACCCCGGTTTCAACTGCCACCTCTACTGTTGAAGTACAAACTGAAAATGCCGTTTTCGAACCTGTCTTGGAAAAATATGTGGAAGAAAACCCTCAACTAAAGGATACTCCTGAAGCTGCCGCTGTCACGAACACtgacgatgaaaagaaatagaatcTTCCCGACCCTGAACTGCTGCCGTTAAAGATACTTTTTTAAATTTGCCAATGAGCATCATGAATTCTGACgtttgaacaaagataaTAAAACTAAAGCtaaagaaattaaaaaaattaCGTGGTTCCCTTGTTTGTGTTATATccaattcaaataaaaGCCCATGGCTCTCGTAATGAACTGACCTGTTCATCGAACTCGCCTTCTTTGtccaataaaaaaaaaattaacATACATTCTTATTACATTCTACAATTCCATTCGACATAATGGCAATGTGAAAACGAACAAAAATCCAATGAAATGTTCTGATAGCGTGTATAAACACTACATAAAGACATTTTCCTAATGATATGCCATGCttattctgttttcaaattagaTCCAGTAATTGGTAGAGAAAAATTGGCTCAAATCTTGATTCTGTTCTGTTTCTCCTTTGTAACCATAAAATATCTCCCATAAGGACTACATTTACTCTTTTATTGTTATATTTACTCACAGTGAATACCGGAGCTACCTTCTCTTTGCCAAATATATTAATTGAGGCAGTATCATTATCAGTTTTTCTGAAGGATAATCCATGATCATGACAAAAAGTTTCTACAACAGTTTTAAAGGTGGTAGAAATTTTGGTCATGGGTGTATTGTTAAAAGCGTTGAACCTGGATTCCGACTGGCCAGTGCTTTCAATTAAACTTTTCAAGGAAAGCCGTTCGTCATGGTCCGAAAGTGTTGACGGATGATCGACAAAGTCAAGAAGTTTCTTCACTTCTTCTACATTATCTAATGAAGATGCAGTGTAAATTCTATTAATCATGTATTTTAGCCATGAAGAAGCTTCATAACGGAAGGTGCTGCTCTTAAACACAAACCATTGGAATAAGGTCTTTAATAGCGAGTTGTTAATGACCTTATATACTTTATTCCTGGTTGGCAAatcgaagaaatcattatattctttcaacacATCAATAATAGCTGAAATGTAAATTTCATTCTCTGCATCGGTAAATTCGTCAATCAGGTGAAAGTGTGAATCGAAGTAATCAGCGAAAGATGAAAGCCAATACCTGTTGACTAATTCATAAAACTTGGAGTCACCCACTGCCTCCTTCAAGAGAATAACGTTTTGAGGGTTAACAGTCATTGAAGGTtcccaatttttcaaaaactgCTCGAACTCCAGCAGGATAAGTGCTTTTAATGACTTTAAATCCCTTTCTCCCAAAATGAGATGCAACTCGCCGTATGTCACCATGAATTCATCTGACAGAAATTGAGGAGAAAGTTGTATTTCGAGAGCCGGCATAATGTAGCGGGAAAGGAAGTGTTCCCTGCAGCTAATAAAGTCAATAATAGGTAAATACTGAACGGTTATTTGACGTAGCATCCTCGAATATCCGGTATTTGAATCTAACCAATAACATAAGGGTTGATACACCAACCTATAAATGCTGCTTTGTGTTTCGTTCAAAATATATCCAGATTCCATTCTATATGAAAGAAACCTTATTGCTGCCCTCAAATGGTTCAACTTTTCGACCTGCATATCTGCCGTATTAATTCCACGATTAAGCTCTTTGAGCAAGAACATGGTACAGAGCTTATCAAGTATGTCATCGTCATTTATTTCTAGGCATTCAGTAATCTGATCTTCAAGACTTGGTTGCGAAAGTTGTTTTTCCTTGACTTTTTCTAAAACACTTTGTAGCCTTTCCTCTTGGTGTACTTTGCGCTCGTCATCTAGTTGAGCTTTTTCCAAGCCAACTTGTATTCTATCTATGTCCGAATGAAGCTGCAGAAGCTTATTAgcaatttcattcaaagaggaaatctcttcttcatgTAATTCAGAACCATTGATTGTTCTTGTCACCGTATCAGGTAGTTCTATTTTTAATTCCGCAAGGAGACttatattttgaatcaatttCTCAAGCTGGGTGGCACGACGAGTCTTAAACTCcactgttttctttttatttgaactttCATCTGATGATGCTGAAGTATTACTATAGTTGGAGTCATCTCTATCATGTACTGCACTTAACATCCCTAATCCGACACCTTTAGGACGAGTGACTGTTTCGATTGGGTTCACTATACCTTTCCCATCTCGTCCTAAACCTTCACCTTGTTTGTAACccatttttgataaaagcTTGGCACCCATACCATAGGTCTTTAACATCTGGTCGCTTTTCAATCCATCATTGGAGTTGGCTTGTCGTACCGGTTCAtagtcttcttcttctttttgttcttcattGTCATCGCTATATCCATATGGATCGGTAAATACCATACTATTCATTGTCATACtgatctttcttcttttgaactGATCATCGTCACTGATATGTTCTGACATCTATACTGAATCACTGGAGTAGTAATAGCTGACTTGGAGTGACTGATACTCCTTTCAATCTTTACTCCGATTAATAGGTATTTATTcatactttgaaaagatttAAAGGTTTGAAGTTCAGTCTTCGAAGTGAAATTGACCGTTTAAGGGTTTCAAATTGGAAACGTTGAAGAGATGAAGATCTTTCGGTTGATCTGAACTGCGTCTACAAGAAATGAGTGATGCTGCAACTACTATACCCAGTGATGAGATAGATAAATTGTGGAATAAGGCGAGAAAC from Kluyveromyces lactis strain NRRL Y-1140 chromosome D complete sequence harbors:
- the TUS1 gene encoding Rho family guanine nucleotide exchange factor TUS1 (similar to uniprot|Q06412 Saccharomyces cerevisiae YLR425W TUS1 Guanine nucleotide exchange factor (GEF) that functions to modulate Rhop1 activity as part of the cell integrity signaling pathway multicopy suppressor of tor2 mutation and ypk1 ypk2 double mutation potential Cdc28p substrate) translates to MDSTQRSPRLPALPPLQSQQSTPKKVGNNERRRRPPPPILTSPVTPTSGSSFTVVPSRSSEKQQPQIDQQHLYSSPFVTEVSVSEKRAPAPKVYISPFVGDPSVFRSPETLPNSSFSNNSDSPASQSDNNNYNNNRLSSSSTSSIFTNNVTMPNIEFEGFASSDSKDITMKALPALPPRTFSGPINAATKTTATSSSTLQFTGPVEHRYNDMAVPETLPALDAISPISTGNFNWSTSDKSSLQNTTLYYPQPPKMKDVSNGAIGPNEPRLSDSISSYYSNSSYAFNKNVEEYARHESFGSITGSKPLNNVASITVPTYPFTIDLLDERKLYQCYNISQLSHIYQWLLKVYFEWFNEYVFGKLEFFQIVQLLLEFQLPNSCEQDIIDSNVDKIIESLILQGAVRFEDDPETGNQITIIIAGLDTQGVFTDLLPCYSYSHIYDDPTTDLKCYSYTCWSSKGSENYRSQLKISEFINKSVGLWTDYWKLTPEELSEINPKEVKRQSFIFDLIVLEERSLNLANAAVEIYGASFDPALLPDDPNFKSMAYDIFIPLIELHKDILLSPILWKLKIKGKFIDGVGKIYLKWANDAKQVYVKYAQNMATVHEIINWEKENNTRFASWLRQIDESTPITRSKLYHDVIFFGGFFKSLQNMPVTLRSVLKCTDPSMDDHEYLRMAIQEIEQLSRLVDKAHGDAIDKRKIVRLARQLIFTSKTGNTVNYLNIQSGNDSVSNFTTNNEHLDLKLGDGDRKLIMQGILQKKRELWLESAPVYVFLLDNYFLITEEIFKGSGKKYKLIERPIPIDYLSVETKEDINYKRKSLSDADEESCNVQTPSTSKKPPLLPAGTTMSSIPKTIYQTATNATLNNDDNEESSYSFKIRNTASNESHTFSTSTMEEREHWVASLVKAFQNHMGHNEKQAFQLQCLCDLFSYDEIQAPTNLPLEPEGSAVSSAMKEFYSVNSPKTFASMKGDILCSVSFQYENETFLLCSVNHGVYITLPRLLHQWKRILNFSKVTKMEISTKLGLLFLLADRKLCYFNIPSLISAFYDSEQYLPDNRIVGIIIQEKITFFKMAEDFSNSRHLFYERKGEIIIMTPEFDPLTKVFKFFKHYKSYKIPVSSSGLTASTVSDITILRNSFIVCSSKGAILYSDSFNEEGAFLPTTLTDTSKLKLNHLSFRKQTESKSKNNSSTMKMAEYVKSDILSKKTKPIACFRIDPNNFIICYDEAIIRINKFGEIPDWKKDILVLDFYCIGVSLNLGHLILAGDNLVQVYNLRFVDTGEWALNTIKPVQIIKGKKIKITDTSQDCTSIVLTHPNIAGRQLLLHFNLSV
- the CYB2 gene encoding L-lactate dehydrogenase (cytochrome) (similar to uniprot|P00175 Saccharomyces cerevisiae YML054C CYB2 Cytochrome b2 (L-lactate cytochrome-c oxidoreductase) component of the mitochondrial intermembrane space required for lactate utilization expression is repressed by glucose and anaerobic conditions) — encoded protein: MRSAVRVFGKNRVSGLRFASTSSKSPIHKSSATLRFGRSAKSGYSAFSFGKKVITGGAFLVAGSVGIALISQFNDSVENGAKVDMTKPKVSPTEVAKHSSPKDCWVVIEGYVYNLTDFISAHPGGPAIIENNAGKDVTKIFAPIHAPDVIEKYIAPENRIGPLDGTMPDDLVCAALTPGETPEDVARKEQLRQSLPDIDSLVNIYDFEFLASQILTKQAWSYYSSAADDEVTHRENHAAYHRIFFKPRILVNVKEVDTSTTMLGEKVGVPFYVSATALCKLGNPKEGEKDIARGCGESDVKPVQMISTLASCSLQEIVEAAPSKEQIQWFQLYVNSDRKITEDLIKNVEKLGLKAIFVTVDAPSLGNREKDAKVKFTNSNGAKAMEKSKVKESKGASRALSSFIDPALNWDDIIEFKKKTKLPIVIKGVQCVEDVLKAAEIGVAGVVLSNHGGRQLDFSRAPIEVLAETMPVLREKKLDDKIEIFIDGGVRRGTDILKALCLGAKGVGLGRPFLYSNSCYGKEGVKKAIELLKDELEMSMRLLGVTSIDQLSEKYLDLSTIHGRTVNVPRDNLYREVYVPHEPTQFLEE
- the YKT6 gene encoding palmitoyltransferase YKT6 (highly similar to uniprot|P36015 Saccharomyces cerevisiae YKL196C YKT6 v-SNARE (synaptobrevin) essential for endoplasmic reticulum-Golgi transport) — encoded protein: MKIYYIGVLRNSDDKTLELSSVKDLSQFGFFERNSVAQFMSFFSETVAGRTSAGQRQSVEEGNYVGHVYARPEGICGVLITDKEYPVRPAYTLLNKVLDEYLVAHPPIQWKDVTESDDSLKLKELDIYIAKYQDPSQADAIMRVQQELDETKITLHKTIENVLQRGEKLDNLVDKSESLSAASRMFYKQAKKTNSCCIVM
- the MIA40 gene encoding Mia40p (some similarities with uniprot|P36046 Saccharomyces cerevisiae YKL195W MIA40 Essential protein of the mitochondrial intermembrane space involved in import and assembly of intermembrane space proteins) — encoded protein: MFRVSLQATRRVAFRSARQIRFYSAHPPSGGVSHMNKPALLLAGFSTLGAIYVADGCPTLIERKPAPAEKPAEETPAAGQSQSISEPTKDADESPVSAQEEGAEPVTTPENEITYSEETHQALAATLSGDEPAAIEPVAESVNEQATEPAASGEATNEPVTGISEDTKAPSLSFDDSKTAKGVVLEDEADKKEIQQTSPDAVKTASKDGSEGESDVVLHEKSPAEAETITEAEEQAEIRSISGGTAEQSATAAAAAAGVQGEKKNEQQTAYNPETGEINWDCPCLGGMAYGPCGEEFKSAFSCFVYSEADPKGINCVEKFSTMQNCFRKYPDYYAEQIKDEEEASAEASKIEDKSTTPVSTATSTVEVQTENAVFEPVLEKYVEENPQLKDTPEAAAVTNTDDEKK